A window of Syngnathoides biaculeatus isolate LvHL_M chromosome 9, ASM1980259v1, whole genome shotgun sequence contains these coding sequences:
- the exoc1l gene encoding exocyst complex component 1-like, which translates to MSSLLREEMQRVLFRPAKQRLMEFIEIEEPPIGRHFLCVSVVNRKRLVQLCIVRCQITQTPIKSRSKRAHTKRSSIQECYRKTEIWSLQDLTLVDGRDPDVDDPCFLLHFDKVRTVQAINCSAKYAIVRALVALSEQYCQRSLNLDNFDWAYIKPTSFYSNRGDCVVLSQICFYAFNLVCLSMCPVPLEG; encoded by the exons ATGTCGTCTCTTCTGAGAGAGGAGATGCAAAGGGTTTTATTCCGACCCGCAAAACAGAGACTGATGGAATTTATTGAGATCGAGGAACCGCCGATTGGGAGACACTTCCTCTGCGTCTCAG TTGTAAACAGAAAACGTTTGGTGCAGTTATGTATAGTGCGGTGCCAGATAACGCAGACGCCCATTAAATCGAGATCCAAGAGGGCCCACACTAAACGCTCCAGCATCCAGGAGTGCTACAGGAAGACAGAAATCTGGTCCCTGCAAGACCTGACTCTGGTGGATGGAAGAGACCCCGATGTG GACGACCCGTGTTTCTTGCTCCACTTCGACAAAGTGCGTACCGTGCAAGCCATCAACTGCTCGGCCAAATACGCCATCGTGCGTGCTCTGGTTGCTCTGAGCGAGCAGTACTGCCAAAGGTCACTGAACCTGGACAACTTTGACTGGGCCTACATCAAGCCGACGTCCTTCTACTCCAACAGAGGAGACTGCGTGGTGCTCTCACAGATATGCTTCTACGCGTTCAACCTGGTATGTCTGTCCATGTGTCCTGTGCCCCTGGAAGGATAA
- the smc2 gene encoding structural maintenance of chromosomes protein 2 — protein MHIKSIIIEGFKSYAQRTEIDGFDPLFNAITGLNGSGKSNILDSICFLLGITNLSHVRAANLQDLVYKNGQAGITKATVSISFDNANKNQSPLGFETHDEIIVTRQVVIGGRNKYLINGVNATNSRVQDLFCSVGLNVNNPHFLIMQGRITKVLNMKPPEILSMIEEAAGTRMYECKKISAQKTIEKKEAKLKEIHTILDEEITPTMQKLQEERSSYLEYQKLMREIEHLSRLYVAWLFVCAEETKLKSAEKLQVMQENMAKMQATLAENESKIQELDVQIQELKDKRDQEVTSVLKSLEERLAEVQRVDAKAQSALNSKNQNLKDEKKKREELVKSMQEDKKMLVLKEKECAKFTEQLEALKEEGQADAAALEGAKHHFKALSAGLSSNDDGEEATLAGQMMACKNDMSKADTEAKQAQMTLTHAQAELKTKQAEVMKMDSGYKKDQETLQVIKKSKEKLEAELAKLKYEDGMEESLLEKRRQLSRDVANLRDSYERLVSRFPNLRFEYKDPERGWDRSKVKGLLANLISVRNPSYATSLEVVAGGRLYNIVVDTEVTGKKLLENGELQRRYTIIPLNKISGKILSDKVVSAAKSLVGEDNVHSALSLVGYDQEVRKAMEYVFGSTLVCDTLENSKKVAFSKQVMTKTVTLGGDIFDPQGTVTGGARSKSASVLTILQEVKEVQSKLNEKEAQLRDTQQQLDSLKGTAEKYRQLKHQHELKVEEEQILQAKLLQSSFHQQEAELERLRKTIEDSKETLRVTKEVQTRAMQKFKVLEKKMKDPEAEREKEMKAAEKKLNAAQAKADAFNEKRKEKQQELDAVALELEELRREQAGYEQQIQAVDEAAAAIREQIDSMACTVSHNKEAVRMAQEELSKQKDAIMNQFNVIKEKTTEAKEIQEQNNEAHLQIKKLEHNISKHIKDSQEAADAVTRMLEEHDWIQSERQQFGQPNSSYDFKTNNPREAGQRLKKLKETTGKLERNINKRAMNMLNEAEERYNDLMKKKRIVENDKAKILQTIKELDQKKNEALNVAWQKVNKDFGSIFSTLLPGSSAKLAPPQGCGVLDGLEFKVALGNIWKENLSELSGGQRSLVALSLILAMLLFKPAPIYILDEVDAALDLSHTQNIGQMLRRHFTHSQFVVVSLKDGMFTNANVLFKTKFVDGMSTVSRSALSKSDPQPAPPRSRQGAAKRKE, from the exons ATGCACATCAAGTCGATTATAATcgaagggttcaaatcctacgCGCAACGGACCGAGATAGACGGTTTCGACCCGCTCTTCAACGCCATCACCGGGCTCAACGGTAGCGGCAAGTCCAACATTTTGGACTCCATATGTTTTCTCTTAGGCATTACCAACCTTTCACAC GTTCGAGCCGCCAACCTCCAAGACTTGGTCTACAAAAATGGACAGGCAGGCATCACCAAGGCAACGGTGTCCATCAGTTTTGACAACGCCAACAAAAACCAGAGTCCTTTGGGTTTTGAGACCCACGATGAGATCATAGTCACCAGACAG gttGTGATCGGAGGCCGAAACAAATATCTCATCAACGGAGTCAACGCGACCAACTCCAGAGTGCAGGACTTGTTTTGCTCGGTTGGCCTCAATGTCAATAACCCCCATTTTCTCATCATGCAG GGAAGGATCACCAAAGTCCTAAACATGAAGCCACCAGAG ATCCTTTCCATGATTGAGGAGGCTGCGGGGACCAGAATGTACGAGTGCAAAAAGATAAGCGCCCAGAAGACCATCGAGAAGAAAGAAGCCAAGCTGAAGGAGATCCACACT attCTGGATGAAGAAATTACTCCAACAATGCAGAAACTACAAGAG GAGCGATCGTCATACCTGGAATACCAAAAACTGATGCGCGAGATCGAGCACTTGTCGCGCCTGTACGTGGCCTGGCTGTTCGTGTGCGCCGAGGAGACCAAACTCAAGTCCGCCGAGAAGCTGCAAGTGATGCAGGAGAACATGGCCAAGATGCAAGCCACGCTGGCCGAGAACGAAAGCAAAATCCAGGAGCTCGATGTGCAGATTCAGGAACTGAAAGACAAAAGAGACCAG GAAGTGACCAGCGTATTAAAATCTCTGGAGGAAAGGCTGGCCGAAGTGCAACGTGTGGATGCCAAAGCTCAGAGTGCTCTCAATTCAAAAAATCAGAACTTGaaggatgaaaagaagaagagggaggagcttGTCAAGAGCATGCAGGAG GACAAGAAGATGCTGGTGTTGAAAGAAAAAGAGTGTGCCAAGTTCACAGAGCAGCTTGAGGCTCTAAAGGAGGAAGGCCAGGCGGACGCTGCGGCCCTGGAGGGGGCCAAGCACCATTTCAAGGCCCTGTCCGCCGGCCTGTCCAGCAACGACGACGGAGAGGAGGCCACGCTGGCCGGCCAGATGATGGCCTGTAAGAATGACATGAGCAAGGCCGACACTGAAGCCAAGCAG GCCCAAATGACGCTGACGCACGCCCAAGCTGAACTGAAGACCAAGCAGGCCGAGGTGATGAAGATGGACAGCGGCTACAAGAAGGACCAGGAAACTCTCCAggttattaaaaaaagcaaagaaaaactaGAGGCTGAGCTAGCCAAACTCAAATATGAAG ACGGGATGGAGGAGAGTCTCCTGGAGAAGAGGAGACAGCTGTCCAGAGATGTCGCAAATCTAAGAGACTCATACGAGCGGCTTGTGTCTCGCTTCCCGAACCTTCGCTTTGAGTACAA AGACCCCGAGCGTGGATGGGACCGCAGTAAAGTGAAGGGGCTGCTGGCGAACTTGATTTCAGTACGCAACCCTTCCTACGCGACATCCCTGGAGGTGGTCGCCGGGGGGCGACTCTATAACATTGTCGTCGACACGGAG GTGACTGGTAAGAAACTGCTGGAGAACGGAGAGCTTCAACGGCGATACACCATCATTCCCCTGAACAAGATCTCTGGCAAGATTCTGAGTGACAAAGTGGTCAGCGCTGCCAAGAGCCTG GTGGGAGAGGACAATGTCCACAGTGCTCTGTCGCTGGTGGGCTACGATCAGGAGGTGCGCAAGGCCATGGAGTACGTGTTTGGCTCCACGCTGGTGTGTGACACCCTGGAGAACTCCAAGAAAGTGGCCTTCAGTAAGCAGGTGATGACCAAGACGGTCACTCTCGGAGGAGACATTTTCGACCCTCAAGGAACCGTGACTGGCG GAGCTCGTTCAAAGTCTGCGTCAGTCCTGACCATCTTGCAGGAGGTGAAAGAGGTTCAGAGCAAGTTGAATGAAAAGGAAGCCCAGTTGCGGGACACTCAGCAACAACTGGACAGCCTGAAGGGGACTGCGGAAAA GTACCGTCAGCTGAAGCACCAGCACGAGCTGAAGGTCGAGGAGGAGCAGATTCTGCAGGCCAAGCTGCTGCAGAGCTCCTTCCACCAGCAGGAAGCGGAGCTCGAGAGGCTTCGCAAAACCATCG AGGACAGCAAGGAGACTCTGCGTGTTACCAAGGAGGTGCAGACACGGGCGATGCAGAAGTTCAAGGTGCTGGAGAAGAAGATGAAAGATCCAGAAGCGGAGAGGGAGAAGGAGATGAAAGCCGCCGAGAAGAAGTTAAACGCAGCCCAGGCCAAAGCGGACGCCTTCAACGAGAAGCGCAAGGAGAAGCAGCAG GAGTTGGACGCCGTGGCCTTGGAGCTGGAGGAGCTGCGGCGGGAGCAGGCGGGTTACGAGCAGCAGATTCAGGCCGTGGacgaggcggcggcggccatcCGAGAGCAGATCGACAGCATGGCCTGCACGGTGTCGCACAACAAG GAGGCGGTTCGAATGGCCCAGGAGGAACTTTCCAAGCAGAAAGACGCCATCATGAATCAGTTTAATGTCATCAAg GAGAAAACCACAGAAGCGAAGGAGATCCAGGAACAGAACAATGAAGCCCATCTGCAGATTAAGAAGTTGGAACACAACATCAGTAAACACATCAAAGACAGTCAGGAGGCAGCAGACGCG GTGACTCGGATGCTGGAAGAGCACGACTGGATCCAGTCTGAGCGTCAGCAATTCGGGCAGCCCAACTCCTCCTACGACTTCAAGACCAACAACCCGCGCGAGGCCGGCCAGCGCCTCAAGAAGCTGAAGGAGACCACCGGCAAGCTGGAGAGGAACATCAACAAGCGAGCCATGAACATGCTCAACGAGGCCGAAGAACGG TACAACGACCTGATGAAAAAGAAGAGGATCGTCGAGAACGACAAGGCCAAGATCCTGCAGACCATTAAGGAGCTGGACCAGAAGAAGAACGAAGCTCTCAACGTGGCCTGGCAGAAG GTCAACAAGGACTTTGGTTCCATTTTTTCCACCCTGCTGCCAGGATCCTCTGCCAAGTTGGCCCCCCCGCAGGGCTGCGGCGTGCTGGACGGTCTCGAGTTCAAGGTGGCCCTGGGCAACATCTGGAAGGAGAACCTGTCTGAACTCAGCGGGGGTCAAAG GTCTCTGGTGGCCTTGTCGCTGATCCTGGCCATGCTGCTTTTCAAGCCCGCCCCCATTTACATCTTGGACGAGGTGGACGCCGCGCTGGACCTTTCGCACACGCAAAACATCGGGCAGATGCTCCGCAGGCATTTCACGCACTCTCAG TTTGTGGTGGTGTCACTCAAGGACGGCATGTTCACAAACGCCAACGTCCTGTTCAAGACCAAGTTCGTGGACGGGATGTCCACGGTTTCGCGCAGCGCCCTCAGCAAGAGCGACCCCCAGCCGGCCCCGCCGAGGTCACGACAAGGCGCGGctaaaagaaaagaatga
- the ecpas gene encoding proteasome adapter and scaffold protein ECM29, translated as MAAQDELNQLERVFLRLGHAETDDQLQDIISKFLPPVLLKLSSVQEGVRKKVMELLVHLNKRIKSRPKIQLPVETLLVQYQDPAAASFVTNFTIIYIKMGYPRLEVGKQCELAPTLLTAMEGKPQPQQDSLMHLLIPTLYHMKYPADANKNASPFNLSERPKTVQHLLEFMLDVLLMPYGFVLNESPTRPSPSSSQGGSADGAAAAASGQSLPQPPPGMNIYAAKRVIGEAQWTSEQLEQCKLGIVKFIEAKQVPEVETVVHLVVASSDTRHSVATGADLELKSKQSVIDWNSPLIINKIYKVYLGDVALKTKGGTMKHELKHEPVSTRVKLKILPHLLRSRLAAECFPANIQVVYDGLFGANTNNKLVSLTLQFVHHICMVCPDTNKPLGLMLLNGLTKLINEYKEDPKLLCVAYSAVGKLSSRMPQLFTKDIALVQQFFESMCKEEPDVRLAIQEALSMMVGAYANLQGAPLNLMEALVAAYIVKPEVQIRQVAMKFASTVFGPDHVPSRYLLLLAAGDPREEVSGEAQKVLRMFPTKSPEKEGPKPIPSFPEMVAYIQEKASQRMKTPAKYIVGTSAIPFNPSAFEEIVLYLRMCLAYSAGATPQSRRLTDMQDDAPAIGRYVRTLLSSEHPSSGSKGAEINPVHIYLELLQQLLSAVGGIPGMYCLLEVVSVCPEKLAPKFVDKIDWIKSLMNTNKEEMRELAAQLYAVVVSTMTGSDLQGAVHNLVKITKDNHSPETQHGAILALGYMVGRYMSKKKAAACSEPAHELSITSREEDDIVAMATKTIGSFLENSSPLLPVAACTALGEIGRNGALLIPAEGDGLTKLSIVENLLARIPSGKETAKIKERSIQTLGYLPVGDGDFPHQKKLLQGLMDSVEAKQVELQFTVGDAITSAALGTSSGAVRDPWTCTEDQYSPPSSVKNNDVVPWVLNSVLSKYIPSQNPHVRQAACIWLLSLVKKLSQHKEIKSHLKEIQVAFISVLSDPDELSQDVASKGLGLVYEMGGEADQQELVSTLVETLMTGKRIKHAVSEDTQVFQGEGIGKTPDGHSLSTYKELCSLASDLNQPDLVYKFMNLANHHAMWNSRKGAAFGFHMIATKAGEQLAPFLPQLVPRLYRYQFDPNLSIRQAMTGIWDALVTDKTLVDRYLKEILHDVISNLTSNTWRVRESSCLALNDLVRGRQADDLIDHLAEMWETLFRVLDDIKESVRKAADLTLKTLSKVCTRMCESSGSTAQRTVAALLPTLLEKGIVSNVSEVRALSIQTLVKISKTAGARLKPHASRLIPALLEALSNLEPQVLNYLSLRATEQEKSAMDAARLSAAKSSPMMETVNMCLQHLDVTVLGELAPRLCELLKSGVGLGTKGGCASVIVSLTVQCPQDLTPYSGKLMSALLSGIHDRSTVVQKAFSFALGHLVRTAKDSSVEKLLLKLNTWYLEKEEPVYKSSCALTMHAISHYSPDVLKAHAGVGLPLAFLGMHQAPGADEEKGESQDATLWAEVWQENVPGSFGGIRLYMTELIAITQKALQSQSWKMKAQGAAAMATVAKEQTGSLVAPHLGLVLTALMQALAGRTWAGKEELLKAIGSVVSKCSTELRKPCAGQPAPSEVLEVVLKECRKESLVYKMAALRCAGDVLRSSQDDRFGDMSDILFPLIKKNCPESGATSLRSREGEGEDEGEGLTAKEKELQTEALLCAFETLGKTWPKNPQTQSRFQVEVCSLMCDRLQLSTWKVQLAVLHCMKAFLQGLLLFEKNCSDVNTLSGILTDTCAALTHPLENKNYSSVRTEALSVVELIVKRTGESEQWDCVSVRSREQLQRSLSTLQSDTRPDLRDKAQELRRHIQSQP; from the exons ATGGCTGCCCAGGATGAACTCA ATCAACTGGAGCGCGTGTTTCTGCGGCTGGGCCACGCAGAGACCGATGATCAGCTTCAGGACATTATCTCCAAATTTCTCCCACCCGTTCTCCTAAAACTCTCCAGTGTGCAAGAGGGTGTGCGGAAAAAA GTGATGGAACTGCTAGTCCACCTGAACAAGAGGATTAAAAGCAGACCCAAGATTCAACTACCAGTAGAAACTTTACTGGTTCAGTACCAAGACCCTGCTGCAGCCTCCTTTGTTACG AATTTTACCATTATCTACATCAAAATGGGCTACCCTCGGCTGGAGGTGGGGAAGCAGTGTGAGTTGGCCCCGACCCTGTTAACGGCGATGGAAGGCAAGCCGCAACCTCAGCAGGACAG CCTAATGCACCTGCTGATTCCTACTCTTTACCATATGAAATATCCAGCAGACGCCAACAAGAACGCTTCTCCTTTTAACTTAAGTGAGCGGCCAAAGACAGTACAGCACTTGCTGGAGTTCATGTTGGATGTCTTGCTGATGCCTTATGG GTTTGTGCTGAATGAATCTCCCACTCGCCCTTCCCCATCCTCCTCCCAAGGAGGTTCCGCTGATGGGGCCGCAGCGGCCGCATCCGGGCAGAGTCTCCCTCAGCCCCCCCCGGGGATGAATATCTATGCCGCCAAGAGGGTCATTGGAGAGGCCCAGTGGACCTCTGAGCAGCTAGAGCAG TGCAAGCTGGGCATAGTCAAGTTTATTGAGGCAAAGCAAGTGCCGGAAGTGGAGACGGTGGTGCACTTGGTGGTGGCGTCCAGCGACACCCGACATAGCGTGGCTACTGGCGCTGATCTGGAACTCAAGAGCAAGCAGAG CGTTATTGATTGGAACAGCCCCTTAATAATTAACAAGATTTACAAGGTTTACCTGGGCGACGTTGCTCTCAAAACAAAG GGAGGCACCATGAAGCACGAACTCAAACATGAGCCCGTGAGCACGAGAGTCAAGTTAAAGATCCTGCCACATCTTTTACGCTCCCGCCTCGCTGCAGAGTGCTTCCCAGCTAATATCCAG GTTGTTTATGATGGTTTGTTTGGAGCCAACACCAACAACAAACTGGTGTCTCTTACCTTGCAGTTTGTCCATCACATCTGTATGGT GTGTCCCGATACTAATAAGCCGTTAGGACTAATGCTGCTGAATGGCCTTACCAAGCTCATTAATGAGTACAAAGAG GATCCTAAATTACTTTGTGTTGCATATTCTGCTGTTGGAAAGCTCTCAAG cCGTATGCCTCAGCTCTTCACTAAGGATATTGCGCTGGTGCAGCAATTTTTTGAGTCGATGTGTAAG GAGGAGCCTGATGTACGTCTTGCCATCCAGGAGGCTTTGTCCATGATGGTTGGAGCTTATGCCAACCTGCAGGGGGCGCCCCTGAACCTGATGGAGGCGTTGGTGGCTGCGTACATTGTGAAG cCTGAGGTCCAAATTCGCCAGGTGGCAATGAAGTTTGCAAGTACGGTGTTTGGGCCTGATCATGTGCCATCAAGATACCTGCTGCTGCTCGCTGCTGGAGACCC GCGGGAGGAGGTGTCTGGGGAGGCGCAGAAGGTATTGAGGATGTTTCCGACTAAAAGTCCTGAGAAGGAGGGACCCAAGCCCATTCCCTCCTTCCCAGAGATGGTGGCCTACATTCAAGAGAAG GCTTCTCAAAGAATGAAGACTCCAGCGAAATACATTGTCGGAACCTCGGCTATTCCCTTCAACCCATCCGCCTTTGAAGAA ATTGTGCTGTACCTGAGGATGTGTCTGGCATACAGCGCAGGCGCCACGCCGCAGTCCAGGCGACTTACAGACATGCAGGACGACGCGCCCGCCATCGGCCGCTATGTCCGCACGCTTCTGTCCTCTGAGCATCCGTCTTCGGGATCCAAGGGCGCCGAGATCAATCCTGTTCATATCTACTTGGAATTGCTGCAGCAACTGCTGTCTGCCGTCGGCG GAATTCCCGGAATGTACTGTCTCTTGGAGGTGGTGTCCGTTTGCCCAGAGAAACTGGCTCCCAAGTTTGTTGATAAAATTGACTGGATTAAG AGTCTGATGAACACAAATAAGGAGGAAATGAGGGAGCTTGCAGCCCAGCTGTACGCCGTGGTGGTCTCCACCATGACCGGCAGCGACCTGCAGGGCGCCGTGCACAACTTGGTCAAAATCACCAAAGACAACCAC AGTCCCGAGACCCAACATGGCGCCATCTTGGCACTTGGCTACATGGTGGGAAGGTACATGAGCAAAAAGAAAGCTGCTGCGTGCAGTGAGCCGGCCCACGAGTTAAGCATCACCTCCCGGGAAGAGGATGAcattgttgccatggcaacaaagACGATTG GCTCCTTCCTGGAGAACAGCAGTCCACTGTTGCCAGTAGCAGCATGTACAGCTCTCGGAGAAATTGGTCGGAATGGAGCTCTGCTGATTCCGGCAGAGGGTGACGGCCTGACCAAACTCTCCATTGTAGAAAACCTCCTTGCTCGTATCCCCTCCGGCAAAGAGACTGCTAAG ATAAAGGAGCGGTCAATCCAGACTTTGGGGTACCTCCCAGTCGGAGATGGAGACTTCCCTCATCAGAAGAAGCTGCTGCAGGGACTTATGGACTCAGTAGAG GCCAAGCAAGTGGAGTTGCAGTTCACAGTTGGGGACGCGATCACCAGTGCTGCGCTAGGCACCAGCTCCGGCGCCGTAAGAGATCCATGGACCTGCACCGAAGACCAGTACAGCCCACCATCAA GTGTCAAAAACAACGATGTGGTTCCTTGGGTCCTCAACTCAGTGTTGTCGAAGTATATTCCGAGCCAAAACCCTCACGTCCGGCAGGCAGCCTGTATCTGGCTTCTCTCCCTGGTTAAGAAACTCAGCCAACACAAGGAAATCAAG TCCCATCTGAAGGAGATCCAGGTGGCGTTCATATCTGTTCTTTCAGACCCAGATG AATTGAGTCAGGATGTGGCATCTAAAGGCCTCGGCCTGGTCTACGAGATGGGCGGAGAGGCGGACCAGCAGGAACTAGTCTCCACCTTGGTGGAAACACTCATGACGGGCAAAAG AATCAAGCACGCTGTTTCAGAAGACACGCAGGTGTTCCAAGGAGAGGGGATTGGAAAAACACCTGATGG CCACAGCTTGTCCACGTACAAAGAGCTCTGCTCGCTGGCAAGCGACCTGAACCAGCCTGATCTGGTTTACAAATTCATGAACCTGGCCAACCATCACGCGATGTGGAACTCTCGAAAG GGGGCCGCGTTTGGCTTTCACATGATCGCCACCAAGGCCGGCGAGCAGTTGGCTCCATTCCTCCCGCAGTTGGTGCCACGACTGTACCGTTACCAGTTTGACCCCAACCTAAGCATCCGCCAGGCCATGACCGGCATCTGGGACGCCTTAGTTACGGATAAGACACTG GTGGACAGGTACCTGAAGGAGATCCTGCATGATGTCATTTCTAACCTCACCAGCAACACCTGGAGAGTGCGGGAGTCGAG CTGCTTGGCGCTCAACGACTTGGTTCGAGGCCGCCAGGCGGATGACCTCATCGACCACTTGGCTGAAATGTGGGAGACGCTTTTCCGAGTGCTCGACGATATCAAG GAATCTGTGAGAAAGGCTGCAGATCTAACACTGAAAACCCTCAGTAAG GTGTGCACTCGTATGTGTGAGTCTTCCGGTTCTACAGCCCAAAGAACTGTGGCGGCACTTCTGCCCACGTTGCTGGAGAAGGGCATCGTCAGCAACGTGTCTGAAGTTCGCGCGCTCAG CATCCAGACCCTGGTTAAGATAAGTAAGACAGCCGGCGCCCGACTCAAGCCTCACGCATCCAGACTTATTCCGGCCCTCCTGGAGGCCCTGAGCAACTTGGAGCCTCAGGTCCTCAACTACCTCAGCCTCAGAGCCACAGAGCAGGAGAAG AGTGCCATGGATGCTGCCAGGCTCAGCGCCGCCAAATCCTCTCCAATGATGGAGACCGTTAATATG TGTTTGCAACACCTGGACGTCACAGTGCTGGGGGAGCTGGCGCCGAGGCTTTGTGAGCTGCTGAAGAGTGGAGTGGGCCTTGGCACCAAG GGAGGTTGTGCCAGCGTGATCGTTTCCCTCACGGTGCAGTGTCCCCAGGACCTCACTCCATACTCAG GTAAACTGATGAGCGCTCTGCTCAGCGGCATCCACGACAGAAGCACCGTGGTTCAGAAAGCCTTCTCCTTTGCTCTGGGCCATCTTGTCAGG ACGGCGAAAGACAGCAGCGTGGAGAAGCTACTTCTGAAGCTCAACACCTGGTACCTGGAGAAAGAAG AGCCGGTGTACAAGTCGTCTTGCGCGCTGACGATGCACGCCATCAGCCACTACAGCCCCGACGTGCTGAAGGCCCACGCCGGCGTGGGACTGCCGCTGGCCTTCCTGGGCATGCACCAGGCACCCGGCGCCGACGAGGAGAAGGGGGAGAGTCAGGACGCCACCTTGTGGGCCGAAGTGTGGCAGGAGAACGTACCCG GAAGTTTCGGAGGCATCCGGCTCTACATGACGGAACTCATCGCCATTACCCAGAAGGCCTTGCAGTCCCAGTCCTGGAAGATGAAGGCTCAGGGTGCAGCTGCCATGGCAACCGTTGCCAAGGAACAGACGGGCTCGCTGGTGGCGCCACACTTGGGCTTGGTTCTGACCGCCTTGATGCAGGCCCTGGCGGGACGCACGTGGGCGGGCAAG GAGGAGCTGCTGAAGGCCATCGGATCGGTTGTCTCCAAATGCag CACCGAGCTACGGAAGCCCTGCGCCGGCCAGCCCGCCCCCTCGGAGGTGCTGGAGGTGGTCCTCAAGGAGTGCCGCAAGGAGAGTCTGGTGTACAAAATGGCCGCCTTGCGCTGCGCGGGCGACGTGCTTCGCAGCAGCCAGGACGACCGCTTCGGCGACATGAGCGACATCCTCTTCCCGCTCATCAAGAAG AACTGCCCGGAGAGCGGCGCGACGTCGCTGAGGTCACGCGAGGGCGAGGGCGAGGACGAGGGCGAGGGCCTCACCGCCAAGGAGAAAGAACTGCAGACGGAAGCTCTGCTGTGTGCTTTTGAGACCCTGGGAAAGACCTGGCCCAAGAACCCCCAGACTCAAT cTCGTTTCCAGGTGGAGGTCTGCAGCCTCATGTGCGATCGGCTGCAACTGAGCACATGGAAGGTGCAGCTTGCCGTTCTCCACTGCATGAAGGCTTTTTTGCAGGG ATTATTGTTGTTTGAAAAGAACTGCAGCGACGTGAACACGCTGTCTGGAATCCTCACCGACACGTGCGCCGCTCTCACTCACCCTTTAG aaaacaaaaattattcgTCTGTGAGGACGGAGGCCTTGTCCGTGGTGGAGCTGATCGTGAAACGGACCGGCG AGAGCGAGCAGTGGGATTGTGTGTCGGTGAGGAGTCGGGAGCAGCTGCAGCGTTCGCTGTCCACGCTGCAGTCGGACACCAGACCGGACCTGAGAGACAAAGCCCAAGAACTGCGCCGGCACATCCAGAGCCAACCCTGA